In Sphaeramia orbicularis chromosome 5, fSphaOr1.1, whole genome shotgun sequence, a genomic segment contains:
- the vamp3 gene encoding vesicle-associated membrane protein 3, producing MSGVAPEGSAAGSSNRRLQQTQAQVDEVVDIMRVNVDKVLERDQKLSELDDRADALQAGASQFETSAAKLKRKYWWKNCKMWAILIAVILIIVVIIIIWSQS from the exons AT GTCAGGTGTTGCTCCAGAAGGTTCCGCTGCAGGGTCGAGCAACCGGCGCTTGCAGCAGACCCAGGCCCAGGTGGATGAG GTCGTGGATATTATGCGCGTTAATGTGGACAAAGTGCTTGAACGAGACCAGAAGCTGTCTGAACTGGATGACAGAGCAGACGCACTGCAGGCTGGAGCCTCCCAGTTTGAGACCAGTGCCGCTAAGCTGAAGAGGAAGTACTGGTGGAAAAACTGCAAG ATGTGGGCCATCCTGATAGCTGTCATTTTGATTATTGTGGTCATCATTATTA TTTGGAGTCAGTCATAA